The following coding sequences lie in one Manis pentadactyla isolate mManPen7 chromosome Y, mManPen7.hap1, whole genome shotgun sequence genomic window:
- the LOC130682103 gene encoding deleted in azoospermia-like: MNSTISKEASTQFSSSTASQGYVLPEGKIMPNTIFVGGIDVRMDETKIRSFFARYGSIKEVKIITDRTGVPKGYGFVSFYNDVDVQKIVESQISFYGKKLKLGPAIRKQNFCAYHVHPHPLAFNTPPPPQFQCVWSSHNSVGYMQPPTMMHPISLYVQAYPYPSSPVQVITGYQLPVYNYQVAPQWSDGEHNSYVILPLTYTAFNYYHYNEVDLGAEILTSECSIREATASSGNGPQKKSVDQSIQTVVSCLFNP, translated from the exons ATGAACTCAACCATCTCCAAAGAGGCCAGCACCCAATTCTCATCATCTACAGCCAGCCAAGGCTATGTTTTACCAGAAGGCAAAATCATGCCAAACACCATTTTTGTTGGTGGAATTGATGTTAGG ATGGATGAAACCAAAATTAGAAGTTTCTTTGCTAGATATGGTTCAATAAAAGAAGTGAAGATAATCACGGATCGAACTGGTGTGCCCAAAGG CTAtggatttgtttcattttataatgaCGTGGATGTCCAGAAGATAGTAGAA tcacAGATAAGTTTctatggtaaaaagctgaaactGGGCCCTGCAATCAGGAAACAAAATTTCT gtgcttatcatgtgcatCCACATCCTTTGGCTTTTaatacaccaccaccaccacagtttCAGTGTGTCTGGAGCAGTCACAACTCTGTAGGTTACATGCAGCCTCCAACCATGATGCATCCTATAAGTCTGTATGTGCAG gcaTATCCTTATCCAAGTTCACCAGTTCAGGTCATCactggttatcagctgcctgtaTATAATTATCAGGT tgcccCACAGTGGTCTGATGGGGAACACAATAGTTATGTTATTCTGCCTCTG acTTATACAGCTTTTAACTACTACCACTATAATGAAGTTGATCTAGGAGCTGAAATTTTGACAAGTGAATGCTCCATTCGTGAAGCAACTGCATCCTCTGGAAATGGCCCGCAAAAG AAATCTGTGGACCAAAGCATACAGACAGTGGTATCTTGTCTATTTAATCCATAG